In Spea bombifrons isolate aSpeBom1 chromosome 5, aSpeBom1.2.pri, whole genome shotgun sequence, the sequence gctctatctctccttgaaaaaacaatatatagtttacatgggtactctattcacaggaaaggagaataatcgctaaactgACATAccacacaatatgtatatgtgtgtgtataaggagtgtatacagtatatgtgtgtactgacagtgtatgtatgtgtgtgtgtgtaagggtactgtatatgtgtgtatacaagtagtgtgtgtgtaagggtactgtatatgtgtgtatacaggtgtgtgtgtgtaagggtactgtatatgtgtgtatacaggtagtgtgtgtaagggtcctgtatatgtgtgtatacaggtAATGTATGTAAgggtactgtatatgtgtgtatacagctagtgtgtgtgtaagggtactgtatatgtgtgtatacaggtgtgtgtgtgtaagggtactgtatatgtgtgtatacaggtagtgtgtgtaagggtcctgtatatgtgtgtatacaggtAATGTATGTAAgggtactgtatatgtgtgtatacaggtagtgtgtgtatgtacagagTGTCCTcccgtgtatatgtgtaaatatatgtgtatatacgtgtgtgtatgggtactgtatatgtatgttgtgACGGGACTGACccgtaccccgactgggtacacccgccagacGTTGCTTCCTTCCGCCCCTTGTCACTGGACATACAAGACTTGGATCATCAGGTTGAAATATTGCCGACGACCGCAGGAGATACGGTCTCTCAGGAGCCGCGGCGGGGCTGTAGTATACAGAAGTTTAGCAATACAGAGCTCTAACGCCCTGACGAGGGCAGCACCGGGGtttaccccaataacaagacaggactcactgtgaggtaaaacaggaactaaaCACAAGAACTATatatacaagtaagaaaaggggcaagacaaatgtcacatgatctaattaccatgtcaggaaggaagtaattagatcaaatcctgcaacacaatatccgggggaaggacagaatgACACGAGACATACATAATGACATTAATCGGGGACGTAGAATGATGACAGACATAGAATCTAATTGAAATAAACAATGGCCAGGACACCACTGTGTGGGAAATGCAGTAAAACATACAATATGAGAAAATCAGTAAAAAGCGGGTCCCTGTACCCTCTTCCCCAATATACGTGTATGTATaggtactgtatgtgtatatttgtgcatGCGTGCACGGTTagcgtgtatatgtgtacatgtatatgtccAATAACCATTTCAGTTTCCGCGATGAGCCATTGCTGTCAGGGTTGGCTCCCGCTGGATTGTATGTATGttcagtatgtatgtatgttcagTATGCATGATATACACAGTAATACCGGCCCAGGTTTATATCACACGCCGGTCACCAGCACCCTGCGCAGGTTAGGGGCCCCTAATCGATGAGTCCCAAACATATTAAGAATTTCAAAATAACGCAAAACCAATAAAAGTCCTCTCGCTATTAATAATATGAAGGGCGTGACTAAACAGCCGCAAAACCGGCTCCTGCGACGCTCCCCGCATGATTGTGCTGGGAGCGGGGCCCCGgcttctatatatataccacaaGAGAAACACCCCTCCCGATTTGGTATCAACCACTCCCTCTCCAGTTTCTATCCTCCCCTCCGCATTTGGTATCGGCGTATGATGTCAGCGTTAGTCACGTCCAACTATCGCTCCGTATTGGTTCGATCACTTTTCCAGCTCCTCCCATGTTATGCTCCTCCTATTTCCTGTGCCCCGCCCTCTCCATTCACCCCGCCCTTTCCCTATCACGTTCGCCTTCTCGGTGACTCCGCCCATCGCTTCGCCCCTCCCCCTGTGTACGCTAGGTAGTAGCCGCCGCCGCCGTCGTTGTCGCCCGGGGAGACTTTTCTCGGTCCAGGGACTGCAACATGGCCGAGGCCCAGgtgaggagggggaggagctgCAGCGGCTGTGTTGGCCGGTACTGGGGCATGGACCCCAGGCAGGGCGGGAAGCAGTGTGAGGGGACCCGGAGGCAAGGGGGGGTTAGGTCTTAGGAAGACCGCCactttgggggcatttttgggATGCGGCCCCTGAGTGTCCGCCCCGGCACTCGGTGTGATTTATAAAGCAGCGTTTTACCCGCCGCCTGGGATCTCCTcctgtgttatttattaatattattgtatttactAGTCTGGTGCCCCctcctgtattattatttattagtccGCTGCCCCctcctgtattattatttaatagtcTGCTGCCCCctcctgtattattatttaatagtcTGCTGCCCCCtcctgtattattttttattagtccGCTGCCCCctcctgtattattatttaatagtcTGCTGCCCCctcctgtattattatttattagtcctctgccccctcctgtattattatttaatactcTGGTGCCCCctcctgtattattatttaatagtcCGCTGCCTCctcctgtattattattatttgttagtcCACTGCCCCCtcctgtattattatttgttagtcCGCTGCCCCctcctgtattattattacttattagtCTGCTGCCCCCTCCTGTGTTATTATTTGTTAGTCTGCTGCCCCCTCCTGTGTTATTATTTGTTAGTCTGCTGCCCCCTCCTGTGTTATTATTTGTGTGTCCCCTGTTCGTAGGGGTGCGAGCGCGGCCCCCAGCCGTTAATACCGTTTATATTATACATGTGTGTGGCGTTTGTACCCGTTACTGTCCtgggtgagtgagtgagtgcgTGCTGAGTATCTGTACTCACTGACACTGCAATTATACCCCGGGTGTGACCGCCGATTGTCTCGGAGAGACTCCCGGTTGGGTCCGGTCCGTCTGTCTGTGGATGTGTGGCTGATACGCTCTGAATGTGATGTTTTAGAGTTCATTCTGTGGCTGTCACTTATACACAGTTGGAAAGAGACATGCATTGGGTGACACAGCTGGGCCCTAGGCTTGTGTGATGGGCTGACCCCTTCCGTATGGGAGGGGTCAGGCTGCGGGATAATTAGCATACATGTAGTTAGACCCGCCTTCGACGGCAGTTAAAGTGCCCTTATCCTCTAAACGTGTCGTATATCGCATAACGATTGGGATagacgtacggctcctgaatccacgACGAGACCGATGACAGGGAAACGGGtggactagacgggccgaatggggccgatttgCTGGCAAggttgtttagtgaataaagcccacgTTAACTGCTCTGTTAAAGCCGCGTCCCGTTTCTGTTCAGcttttcttaaatgtttcttttacttGGTAATTGTTTCTTTATTCGAGCGCCGGCTGAGAGTGATAATTGCTCTCTAATTATTCTCTGCCGAAGCTCTTTGGCTGCTGAAAGGTTTCTCGGTTACTCCGGAGGAATTAGATGGAGCCGCGTGAGATCGCTTCCGTTCATCAGACGCCCGGGAGCCAGAGATTGGGGCATTAAGGTTTTGCACCGCTTCCAGTTCCCGCTTACcgccaatctactaaacaccccgactccttatcatactgcctgtggggggggtaatagaatgactcggtcttaatcaaccagtcggactctctgactaatgaaaaataaagagagtttattggaacaaattgAGAGAAAACCACGTTTTTGTCACCAaacgacattactgtatacagcactggggttatattactgtatacagcgctgggggttatattactgtatacagcgctgggggttatattactgtatacagcgctggggggttatattactgtatacagcgctggggggttatattactgtatacagcgctgggggatatattactgtatacagcgctggggggttatattactgtatacagcgctgggggttatattactgtatacagcgcagggggttatattactgtatacagcgctgggggttatattactgtatacagtgctgggggttatattactgtatacagcgctgggggattatatttctgtatacagcactgggggggttatattactgtatacagcactggggggtatttctgtatacagcgctgggggttatattactgtatacagcgctgggggttatattactgtatacagcgctggggggttatattactgtatacagcgctgggggttatattactgtatacagagctgggggttatattactgtatacagcgctgggggttatattactgtatacagcgctggggtttatattactgtatacagcgctgggggttatattactgtatacagtgctgggggttatattactgtatacagcgctgggggttttattactgtatacagtgctgggggattatattactgtatacagcgctggggggttatattactgtatacagcgctgggggttatattacggtatacagcgctggggggttatattactgtatacagcgctggggggttatattactgtatacagtgctggggggttatattactgtatacagcgctgggggttatattactgtatacagcgctgggggttatattactgtatacagcgctgggggttatattactgtatacagcgctgggggttatattactgtatacagcgctggggggttatattactgtatacagcgctgggggttatattactgtatacagcgctgggggattatatttctgtatacagcactgggggggttatattactgtatacagcgctggggggttatattactgtatacagcgctgggggttatattactgtatacagcgctgggggattatattactgtatacagcgctggggggttatattactgtatacagcgctggggggttatattactgtatacagcgctggggggttatattactgtatacagcgctggggggttatattactgtatacagcgctgggggttatattactgtatacagcgctggggttatattactgtatacagcgctgggggttatattactgtatacagcgctgggggttatattactgtatacagcgctggggggttatattactgtatacagtgctgggggttatattactgtatacagcgctgggggttatattactgtatacagcgctgggggttatattactgtatacagtgctgggggttatattactgtatacagcgctgggggttatattactgtatacataccCCTGTTATTCCCGCCTTTCCTTTAAAGCCCCCAccctatgtattacatcacagcagtctgagcgcCTACATCCACTCCCACCTGCCATATCATGTGAAACCGCAAAGCTCTAGTGATCGTGATGCAAGGTGTGATGGGGGCGAGGTGTGATGGGGGCGAGGTGTGATGGGAGCGAGGTGTGATGGGGCGAGGTGTGATGGGAGCGAGGTGTGATGGGGCGAGGTGTGATGGGAGCGACGTCCATTTAAACTAGAAGTCCGGTTTTCTTCAATATCACAGAAAGAGGGTTAATGAAACGAGAAGCCTCAGCGGTCCTGATTTATGGTCCAGCTTCTCCCCTCGGGAGGACTTTGAGGAGTTAAAGGCTGTTCGTATGAGCGAGGGTCTCGCAGAACGGGTATCCACGAAGTATATGGAATTCAGTGATAATTAAGAAGGAGTTGTATTTTAAGGCGAGTTCTAATCTATTCTATACGTGTTGAGTAGGACTCTATGGTATAGAAGATACATTTATctcttatattattaatattaatctaTTCTATACGTGTTGAGTAGGACTCTATGGTATAGAATATACATTTATctcttatattattaataatgaatattaatCTCTTATACGAAGTCAATTATTCCCAAGGATAGTGGATAGGATATGGTAATAAACCTTTACGCCATTTGAtgtcattttcatcttctttaaACGAGCGCTCCTATTGGTGGTGAATTAGGAAAATTTTTAGAAATTTGTGACGTCACATGACTAAGCgcctaattttaataaattaacacGGATGATCCCTATTGGAGCGTTTGGCTCCATGGGAGTGAATTGTAGCGATGAGATTTGGGGCAGAAAGCTTTCTTCTGATCACAATCTCTCTCTGACAGTCCTGGATCATTTTTTGGGTTAGAATTTGTCGGTTTCTTTTAAATTCTTTGTTTTTAGTAACATTGTTACAGTTTTTGTTACCGCGCTGAGGCTGTTCTGTTGCTGAGTGGACTGGAAAAAGTTAACCGGTTTGGTGCAAATAGTGGAAATATTGGATAATATCACTAGAAATAGTAAACTGATATTTTATCGGAACGCACGCCGTTTATATCAGGGGTTACCGTATGTGTTTCATATGTTttgaagatttttctttttttatatttttcgcTGCCCAAATCGTATcgatattttatagttttttgttttcacaataaatgataaatcagattgtaagctcctgtgcgcagggCTCTCCTTACCTGTTTCTATAAGTCAAGTATGTTGCTTTTCCCAGCCAATGATTGGCAGAGCAGGCGGTTACATCATGGAGGCTTACAGGATGTTGTTATATTCACACCCccggccccccccccccccccggtcacaGGGGTAAATTCTGCTGCAAATTGGGAACTGAAAATAAGAATCTCGGCGGATTGTTTAAATGTGTCCCCAAAAACCCCAGAAATGCGCCCGTTCTGAGTGTGCTTGCGTCTGTTTCAGGTGACGTTCGACGACGCGGCCGTGTACTTCTCCGAGGAGCAATGGAGGAACCTGGAAGACATCCAGAAGAAGGTGTACAAGGAGCTGATGATCGAAATCTACGAAACCATGATCTCCCTGGGTAACTCCTCGTTCACTAACGGCCGCCTTCAGCCGGCTAACCGTTTATCCACGAACATGCCGGCGTCGAGTATAACGAGAGGGGGGCCCCGATCCAAAGAGCTGACAATCTGTAGAGCTGCCATATGTATTTAGCCCTGTAACGCGGGGTGACCGACGTCTGCACGGAGTTATTACCCGGCTTGGGTTCCTTGCCGTTTGTCGCGGGACCCCTTGCTGTGGTGATGTCTGGGTAATCTATGGGGGGTTTAAACGATGTATACGGTGCCCCCCCAGTGAGGAGAGGGTCCAGAGACCCCGTCCGTGCTGCTGGCTGATGGGGGGGGTGTTTTTGCATCATCCTCGGTGCTGggagttttttatttatttttaattattttaagcacgattatatattttttaataggatACCGTATACCGAAGCCAGAAATCGTGTGCCGGATAGAGCGAGGGGAAGAGCCCTGTTCCGATTACTGCAAGAAAGCAAAGCTTCTGGAGTCACAGCCCCAGGGTCTGCCTGCCGGCAGCAAAGGTAAGCGGGTGCATGGGGGGGTTCAGCAGAGTTTAGGCGCTGTCTTGTAGCTATtacattctatttttatatagcgctggcAGAGATCAATAACATTGACACATGTAATACTGGCACAGAAGGAGAAGGCCCTGAtcccgggagcttacaatctactggGTGATTGGGAGGGAAATGAGATGGGAGGAAAGGGGCAGCTTGGGGGGGGTTGGTTGTAGTGAGAATGATGGAGAAGTCGGTGGCCGGGGCGGACGGATGGTTTCTACGTCTGAGTCTTTCCCGTCTTCTCTGTAGATTGTGAACCTGCGATAAAGACGGAGCCGGTGTCTCCCGGCACCTGCCGCCCTCCCTGCCCGGTCGAGATCTCTTCCACCCAGGAGAGGAACGGCGGCCTTCCGTGCCAAGCGTGTGGCACCAACTGCAACAACCAATGCGGGCCGAGCCACCCGTGGAACGCGCAGGGGATGTACCTCGGATCTCCCGTGGATGGAAGCCAGGGAGCTCCCTGCTTTAACGGCAGCGCGTCCTCGCCTGGCTTCGCTAACCGACCGGAGGGAGCAACGCAGCCGACGTCCCCGTTATCTCCTCATTATACCGGTTACCGGACTCCCGGGGAACCCAGCTCTCCATATGCCCTGAACGAAAGGCTGGGGAGACCAATGTTTGGCAGCTACGAGACCAACCATCAGTCGCCTCTGGGCACAGCTGGAAACCCCATCGGAAGTAAGTGTCCTCTGCAGATGTAATAAAGATTTGAGTTCCATCTGAAaaagggacctctgaggtctcagATGCTTATGCAGTGTAACATGTTTTTACTGTGTTAGCCTGATAAGAGGTGTCACGTTTGATAAAAGGCTTCTCACCAGTGCGACTGTATCCGTATTCCAGTATTGTATGTCGGGCAGTGGCCCCCAGGTCCGGTCTCTTTACTTTGCTCTCTCGTTGTTTTGGTGCCGAGACGCGGCTTTGACTGCATTGTATAAAAAAGGACTTAGCAGATCGGCCCCGTCCAGTCGCCTgcctctcctgctgtaaagactcaaaccttaatcagtcgttggcctcgtcttagattcaggagccggatgtctatcccatgcatgtttaatcacctcactgtattaccctctaccacttctgctgggaggctgttccacttatctaccaccctctcagtaaagtaaaccactctatctcagcctctgaccgtCTGGTGTTAGATTTCAGcctcttctcctcctttgaaatataaATTCTCTGTTGTCCTTCTTTTATAAGTATAAAGATATATTCGTTAATTGGTTCTTCCTGCGCAGACGTCTTATGTTTGGTGTTCGTATTGCAGAATAAAAATGGTCGGGTGATTGATCTGTTTGATTGGGTTTGTTCACTAAAGTGGGGATTggcaggagagctgcagtttcagatccctgaagtcattacagagaACCGTCTCTGGctaagaagggctgagctggccctgcatacagcgtatatttaaatatacttcATACAGGGTCGTTCAACTCAATGGGGCTGAGCCTTCATAAAGCAAAGCGAGAAGAAACTGCCACTCTCCTGCAACCTCCCTCTTTAGCGTTAACGTTTTGCAGACTCATTGAGGTGCCTCGAGCGGCCAGGGCCTGCTCGGCAATGAGTGTTTACTGAGATGCCGAGTTCACTCCTTCATATCCTCACgtatttactttttatctttCAGGTCCAGAGCAAGAAAACCGTACCATGATGGAGCAGTACATGCGCGAGAGCTCACAGGCCATGCACCCCCAGGATCGCAGGAACTCGGGACCCCCGTGCCCCAGCTGCGGAGCGTTTTGCAACAACCAGTGTGGGCTGAGCTTTCAGTGGGAACAGAAGAGGCCGGTTAACGCGGCTCCTTACGGTGCGGATGGAAACAGATACACGTCTCCTCCGAACCCTTCTCTCGCTGCAGCTTCCTCTCACTTTCCTAACGGGAGGCCTGGGGCGAGACACGGGACTCCTCCGGGGAACGCCCAGGGAAACATGGCGATGATACAGCTGTCCTCGCACTACGCCGGCTACCGGAGGCCCAACAATCCAACGTCTCCCAACGTTCTGCCGCCACGGACCGAGAACGCCTCGGTTTCTCTGTGCTCCACGGGAGGTCATGCCGGGGTCGCATACACCTGGGTGCAGAGCCAAGGGAATAGGTGCGGCGTGTACCCCAACAGCGGGAATCAGCGAAGGTCCCAGGCCTCGTTATCAGCCACCGAGACTGTATCTGTATTCAACGGCAACGCCGGTGCCGGGGCAGCCAACGAGCAGAGGGCACGGCAGCCACCTCCAGCGGtgagcagcagcattgggaaccGAAACAAGGGAGGGATGAACCAGAACCCTGCAGGAAAACAAACTATCTGGCGTTTCTTAAGACAGTGTGCAGGGCAGTCCTCGGCCAACAATAGCAAACCGCTACCGCCGGGGTCAGGTGGAGCCACCAGTCCGTCCACAACACTTTATCAAAATAATAGTAGTGTTACCAAGAGTGCAAAACAGTCGCCTTCCCCCAACACCGGCCAGGAATCCGGGCGCGCGGGAGCAACAGCCAGCCAAAGCGATGGTGGCCGAGGGAAACGCGCTGGCCCGCCGCTGGCTTCTGACTGTGCTCCTCCTACCAAAAGGGCCAGCCCCCCTATAATTATCATCGACGGCCAAGAAGAAAACGGCGCATCGCCCCCGGTTAATGCAGGTAATGGCCACCGCTTTACCCCTCCTGCTGCGAAGCCCGCAAATCCAGCTCCGGGTCTGAGTAGCGGGAGCCAAGATGTCAGAAACACCGCgctgcctgaaaacaaagaTGGGAATGGAACCAAACGGCCTTGGATCACCATTAGCAGTATTAGGAGCGCTGGGGTGTTCGGTCCCCCTTCATTCAAGTCTAGAACCAGGGAAACCGGAGGTTCCACGTCCCCAATAATTATCATTGATGACGGAGAAAATAAGGAAAGCAGCCCTCCGAGATCTGCAGCCAGCGCTCCTAGTAACGAGTCAAAGAGTTCTTCGGCCGAGGCTTCCCCTGCTGCAAACGTCAAACCCAGCGTAGATCCTCCAACCCAGACTCCCGTTACTAAAATCCAGGCGCAGAACGCGCCCCAAGGTAATCCTGTCTTGGTCAATAACATACAAATGCAGCAACCTTCCAACATCATTGTGACCGGGAATCCAGGCCTGGGGAATTCGGCCGTCCCGGTCTCGGTAAATGGAAATCAGAGCATTATGTTGACTTTTCCCGTCACTGTAAGCAGCTCCGGCATCATGCTGGCTACACCCATGAA encodes:
- the LOC128496427 gene encoding nascent polypeptide-associated complex subunit alpha, muscle-specific form-like; amino-acid sequence: MAEAQVTFDDAAVYFSEEQWRNLEDIQKKVYKELMIEIYETMISLGYRIPKPEIVCRIERGEEPCSDYCKKAKLLESQPQGLPAGSKDCEPAIKTEPVSPGTCRPPCPVEISSTQERNGGLPCQACGTNCNNQCGPSHPWNAQGMYLGSPVDGSQGAPCFNGSASSPGFANRPEGATQPTSPLSPHYTGYRTPGEPSSPYALNERLGRPMFGSYETNHQSPLGTAGNPIGSPEQENRTMMEQYMRESSQAMHPQDRRNSGPPCPSCGAFCNNQCGLSFQWEQKRPVNAAPYGADGNRYTSPPNPSLAAASSHFPNGRPGARHGTPPGNAQGNMAMIQLSSHYAGYRRPNNPTSPNVLPPRTENASVSLCSTGGHAGVAYTWVQSQGNRCGVYPNSGNQRRSQASLSATETVSVFNGNAGAGAANEQRARQPPPAVSSSIGNRNKGGMNQNPAGKQTIWRFLRQCAGQSSANNSKPLPPGSGGATSPSTTLYQNNSSVTKSAKQSPSPNTGQESGRAGATASQSDGGRGKRAGPPLASDCAPPTKRASPPIIIIDGQEENGASPPVNAGNGHRFTPPAAKPANPAPGLSSGSQDVRNTALPENKDGNGTKRPWITISSIRSAGVFGPPSFKSRTRETGGSTSPIIIIDDGENKESSPPRSAASAPSNESKSSSAEASPAANVKPSVDPPTQTPVTKIQAQNAPQGNPVLVNNIQMQQPSNIIVTGNPGLGNSAVPVSVNGNQSIMLTFPVTVSSSGIMLATPMKISENQVAGMKPVNRVTIGKNPRPVQTNTAPRTTAAGTRSSTYAPVTLIGQTNMSMAPSQAKAAPVTLIGQTNMSLPSGQAKPVTIGVNQKTTNLVRNPNVSNASVQKVNNTTLKAVPVKMNANQGVGQAIPVFMGPNSGIILTGPTVANKDSSGNPTVVRVNGNVVTGNVTLGGKLAFGKLTPVTPIFTVNNALGIRNGVPVTLTSNPTTVNNNGTLSINNHQILTLNGGVSVGRAGTAGNTGSVNTTAGQAGGMVLRKLDEPSAPPNVQRTVTNTEPPRAVTGRPFKCDQCEVTFSTVERLNSHQKIHRQPNHPTEGPSKETSENEALGKPNGDSPTILYTTQGDDGSTVYVVTV